DNA from Athene noctua chromosome 24, bAthNoc1.hap1.1, whole genome shotgun sequence:
CACATCCCTGTGATCTCGGGTTTGCCCTACGCCCAGGGgctgctgtgccagggcaggggatgCTTCTGACTTCAACCCTTACCCTCCTCGTCCACCTCACACCCCTTGGCCCTGCAAGCAAGATCTTCAGCATTTACATTTCACCAGCTGCAAAGCACAACTCCCACTCTCTAAACAAGAGGGTGTGAGAGGTGCCCAGCCCGGGCACGTACCCGGTACTGCCCAACCTCTTCATCCCGCTTCTGCCTGACGAGGACAATCTGCTCCTCCAGGCTCCGGTTCTGCAGCCGCagccggctgacctccccctgcAAGGGCCGCAGGGCTTCCTTCATCCCCTGGATCTCTCCCTGCATCTCCTGCAGCGCCTTCGCCCCCGCCTCACGTCTCTCCAGCAGCCGCAGCAGTTGGGGCTCGTAGTGCTCCTCCAAACCCCGCCGGCTCTCCGCCACGAAGCTCTCGAACTCCATGGAGAGCCGGCGGCTCTCCTGCAGGTACAGGTTATCCTGACGACACAGTGGAGTCTCCAAGCGTTGCCTCAAAACCTCCTTCTCCTTCTCGCAGGTCTCCTTCAGCCGGGACAGTTCGCCGGAGAGCTGCCCAGCCTGGGTCTCCAGCTCGCCCTGGTAAGCAGTGTGCTGGGAGAGGTCGTGCCGCCGGCTCTCCAGCTGGTACTGGCAAGCCACGCACTCCTTCGTCACCTTGAACAGCTTCTGCTTGATCTGCCGGATCTCATCCTTCAGGTTGTCCCTCTCCAGCTCCACCTTGGCCAGCAGCCGGCAGGCCGCCTGGATCTCCTCGTGGGCATGGCGGATCTCCTGCAGCGCCGGCTCCCGGAGCTGGGCGAGCTCCGCGATCAGgctgtctctctctttctccagcTGCTCGACGGCTTCGATGCACTCTTGGAAGTAGTCACCCAGCTCTTCGAGGGTCAGGCACTGACGCTCCGGGTCATCCGCGTCCAGGGGGCTGCCTGCCCCCTCCGCGTCCATGTCCAGTGGGATTCCTGCCCCATCTGTGTCCATGTACAGTGGGATCCCTACTCCCTCTGCATCCAGGTCCAGCGGGATCCCTGCCCCATCCACATCCAGTGGGAACCCTACTCCATCTGCATCCTCGTCCAGCGGGATCCTTGCCCCATCCACATCCAGCGGGATCTCTACTCCATCTGCATCCTCGTCCAGTGGGATCCCTGTCCCACCTTCATCCACGTCCAGCGGGATTCCTGCCACGTCCACATCCAGTGGGATCCCAGCTCCGGCCACATCCTCATCCAGCTGAAGCcctggcgtgtttaactccaagGAAGCATCCCTGCTGTCTGGCTGCGGCTCCTGGCAGGCGTCTGGGCTGCCCCCGTGCAGGGGTGTCACCCCCACACCCTCCGCTGGGTCTAACAGGCTGCATGGAAGGTCCGGGTGCAGAGCAGCACCCGCAGCCACTCCCTGCGGGGCTGAGGATGCTCCGGCTTCATCCTCCTGCAGCTCCGGAGGGGGCTCAGGCTCTGCCATCAGGTCCCTGGAAAGGAGAAGAGACATGAACCAGAGCAATGAGTGTAACCGGTCTCGGCCCTTCCCCTCTGCCCCGCGAGAGGCGGGTGCCCCGCAGCAGGCGGAGCTGGGGGTGCTCTCGCTGTGGCCCTGCTGCTGTGACTGTCCCCGTGTCACCCTCCGGCTCTGCAAACTGGGCAGGGCTGCGCTTGTGCTCTGATGACAACTTGGACCCAAACTGCCAGCTTTGGCCAAAACCCTCTTAAAGTGACTGACTGCCACGGAGAAAGAGCGAGGGGTGCAAACCCGGCCCCCAAACCCAAGAGCTACCCCGGTGCTGACAGGAGCTGCAACCGTGCTGTGGCCGGTCTCCCCCGGCAGCACTGGTGTGACTGGTGTGGGCACCCCCAGTCAGACTTGCTGGGATTTTAGCAGTGTGCCATAACCTCAGAGCAAGGGAACGTGCTGCTAAAGCGCGGGCGGGCTCCGAGATGGCTGAGATGGAGGAAAAGCACCACACTACAGTGCCCGAGCGAGcggcagctcctgcagcaggagcCGGGCGAGCTCCGCTTTGCAGAGTCATCCGATCCCGTCATTACCCCCAGCGCCGGTACCTCCAGCTGCCACCACCTCGTGTCTCACATTTTTACCCCGGGTGCTGTTTAGGGGAGGATGGAGAGGACAACCCTCGGGGATGAGCCGGGCTTTTTCCTGCCGCTTCCAGGAGCCGGAGCCGGTGGGTTGGGTGGGAGGATGCTCTCACCTCCCGGCCACGCCGCTGAGCTCATGTCTAGTCATCCCCCAAGGAATGAGCCAGGCTGGCACTCGCGGGCAGCCCTCGGCTCGCAGCAACGGCTTTAAGGAAAGAACTGATTTTCACTGATACTTTCTCTCCTAATAAGGTAGTTTTCGGCAGCGATGACACATCACAGCCTCGGACTCAACGGCCGGAGAAGGGGCAGCGCCTGGAAAGGTGGCGAAAGGGCCCCGTTTCATTTTTCCTTGCCCTCCTCCGGTGCCAGCGCTTGTTTTTTCAAAGTTCTCGGCTCTGCTTTACATCggcggggcaggaggggggggaaCAGCCGTCCCACCCTTCTAACAGGGTGCAGGGGCTCGCTCTCACCCACCCCCCGTTatcccagagcccccccagctgGGCAGCACTCCTGGGTACCCCGGAGGGGGCCGTTCCTCCCCCCTCCACACTCCTGGGGGTTCGGGGATGCTTCTGGGCGATGAACCTTAGACtcaccccccccaaatccctccacCCTAAGCTTTGGCAGCCCCCTCGcctgccccatgtccccccccaccTCGCCAAGGATCCcgcacccatgggacccccccccccgcctcttccTCGGCGGACACCAGCCCCTTCTCCTCACCCCCCCGGGTGGGCTCTTACCTTCCTCCCCTGGAACCCAGCGCCTCCGGCTCTGCGCTGCACATGGGCTTagcatggggcgggggggggttaTTAATAAACAGGGCTGGAAATCAGATTCCCCGGAGCAGCCGCTTCACCCGGCCACCGCCTGCAGTGCCAGCTGCGGGCGGCTGCCTCCCTCCGccacggggaggaggaggaggaggaggaggaggaggaggagggcggggaGGGCCAAGCCGTCTGCATCCTTGGCAGAGGCAGCcgcaggggctggcagcagccaaCCCGCATCCCTGGGGAGcctccccctcagccccccatcCCGCTCCGTCTGTTCCCACCCATGATTTGAGGTGGAGGTTTTGTGTAGCCTCAAACCTGCCCCTTCCTacggtgctgggggggctccttCCCAGGAGCGACGGGGACCCCATCCTGCCAGGGTCCCAAGCAGGACGTGGGGGGCCGGGATGGGGAcagcggggggccggggcggtgtCCCCTGGGAGTGTGTGGGGTTCGCCTCCGACGCGGGCGGCTGAAAGGGGAAACGCTGGAGGATGCAGGACGTGGCCGCCGAACGCCACGGCCTCATCCTGTGAGGGAGCGAGGTGCTCGAGGGTGCTGGCAGCGCGGTGCTGCACCCCCCTCGCTATTTATTAACGCATAGTAATGTATTAAACACCTCAGGGTTCTGTAGATGCCCCAGGTTGGCCCCACAACCCCCCCCGTCATGGCAGAACGCAGCCTCCGCTTCCCCTTCCACCCACACCCCCGGCCCTGCCTCCCCTTTCCCCTCTGGTTTGGGGATAGAAAAGATGGTTTTTTTTCACACTACGAAGCCCCGTGGTGGCTGTGGCCATGCTCCCGGGCACCCGGCAGTGACGGTGCCCTCACTGCTGCCCTCACTGCTGCCTTCACTGCCCACAGATGTGGTTTTCCACCTCTGCTCACCCACAGTCCCTGCAGCTGCGCTGTCCCGCAGTGCCCGTCCCCATCCTCCCCACCCTACAGCACCCTAAACCACCCATTCAGCGGTTATAGTATTAACGTATTTATATGAAATGCGTATTTTAGATATATCTAAAATATAGATATTGGCACGGGTGCAGCAGCCTGAGGGGGTGGCACGGCCACCGGCCGCTCGGCCTGGCCGTCGCTCGACGGATTTGAACCAAGCGAGCCTACCTCTGccagggcccgatcctgcccgCTGCCGCCACGGCTCAGGAAGTCGACACTCGCCGCTCAGGAAGTTGCCAGCTTACGTCCCCCGAAATCGCCCAGCAACGCGCACCGCAGCT
Protein-coding regions in this window:
- the SYNC gene encoding syncoilin isoform X3; the encoded protein is MCSAEPEALGSRGGRDLMAEPEPPPELQEDEAGASSAPQGVAAGAALHPDLPCSLLDPAEGVGVTPLHGGSPDACQEPQPDSRDASLELNTPGLQLDEDVAGAGIPLDVDVAGIPLDVDEGGTGIPLDEDADGVEIPLDVDGARIPLDEDADGVGFPLDVDGAGIPLDLDAEGVGIPLYMDTDGAGIPLDMDAEGAGSPLDADDPERQCLTLEELGDYFQECIEAVEQLEKERDSLIAELAQLREPALQEIRHAHEEIQAACRLLAKVELERDNLKDEIRQIKQKLFKVTKECVACQYQLESRRHDLSQHTAYQGELETQAGQLSGELSRLKETCEKEKEVLRQRLETPLCRQDNLYLQESRRLSMEFESFVAESRRGLEEHYEPQLLRLLERREAGAKALQEMQGEIQGMKEALRPLQGEVSRLRLQNRSLEEQIVLVRQKRDEEVGQYREQVEELEDRLKELKNGVQLQQRKNQELEELRTSLHQELSIYKSCLEIYGHLCKSDEKAEQDC
- the SYNC gene encoding syncoilin isoform X1, whose product is MCSAEPEALGSRGGRDLMAEPEPPPELQEDEAGASSAPQGVAAGAALHPDLPCSLLDPAEGVGVTPLHGGSPDACQEPQPDSRDASLELNTPGLQLDEDVAGAGIPLDVDVAGIPLDVDEGGTGIPLDEDADGVEIPLDVDGARIPLDEDADGVGFPLDVDGAGIPLDLDAEGVGIPLYMDTDGAGIPLDMDAEGAGSPLDADDPERQCLTLEELGDYFQECIEAVEQLEKERDSLIAELAQLREPALQEIRHAHEEIQAACRLLAKVELERDNLKDEIRQIKQKLFKVTKECVACQYQLESRRHDLSQHTAYQGELETQAGQLSGELSRLKETCEKEKEVLRQRLETPLCRQDNLYLQESRRLSMEFESFVAESRRGLEEHYEPQLLRLLERREAGAKALQEMQGEIQGMKEALRPLQGEVSRLRLQNRSLEEQIVLVRQKRDEEVGQYREQVEELEDRLKELKNGVQLQQRKNQELEELRTSLHQELSIYKSVCVSSLRWGGAGRRRMVEEEGSWSLGTWPVCEQGVWRGSTAGAPDLLPSSK
- the SYNC gene encoding syncoilin isoform X2, which encodes MCSAEPEALGSRGGRDLMAEPEPPPELQEDEAGASSAPQGVAAGAALHPDLPCSLLDPAEGVGVTPLHGGSPDACQEPQPDSRDASLELNTPGLQLDEDVAGAGIPLDVDVAGIPLDVDEGGTGIPLDEDADGVEIPLDVDGARIPLDEDADGVGFPLDVDGAGIPLDLDAEGVGIPLYMDTDGAGIPLDMDAEGAGSPLDADDPERQCLTLEELGDYFQECIEAVEQLEKERDSLIAELAQLREPALQEIRHAHEEIQAACRLLAKVELERDNLKDEIRQIKQKLFKVTKECVACQYQLESRRHDLSQHTAYQGELETQAGQLSGELSRLKETCEKEKEVLRQRLETPLCRQDNLYLQESRRLSMEFESFVAESRRGLEEHYEPQLLRLLERREAGAKALQEMQGEIQGMKEALRPLQGEVSRLRLQNRSLEEQIVLVRQKRDEEVGQYREQVEELEDRLKELKNGVQLQQRKNQELEELRTSLHQELSIYKSVCVSSLRWGGAGRRRMVEEEGSWSLGTWPELLRNLRPPLQIG